In Xylocopa sonorina isolate GNS202 chromosome 4, iyXylSono1_principal, whole genome shotgun sequence, the sequence GATGCTTAATCGGTTGCCGCCTATAAATTTCTACATACTTGATATTTTAATACATCCACACATAATGTCGACATCAATGTTTCATTTGAATTTAGATCAAGAGAAAAATGTGAACACTGcagtttttatttatttaccagAGTATTATTGTAGAAATACGCATCATTTGATAGGGCCTCAAGTGATGAGAAAAAGACACATCAAAAAATTAGGTTTTAAAGTTATGACATTGGACTATGTAACAATACAGAAATTTTGGAATCAGTCTGATAAATTGTCATCTTATTTGTCGAAAAGTTTACATTCAGCAGAGAATGCTTTGTAACATGTAAACAATGGGAATATAAAGTAAGGATTTGCATATTTTTAACAACAATTGTAAAAGAAATCTAATGATACAGGTTGTATAATATACGGAATAAAAAGCATTTATATATAAAAGCTGGATAATTTTTTATCGaataattatagaaaattatgtATTAAAGGCTGATTATCTAttgtataaaatataatgtaaatatgttaaaatgtatttatatatataaatatatttctttttttgtagCCGAGTCATAAAATCTTCACAAGAGATCGAGGTATTGGAATATGTGATCAAGATTAGTTCAGATGCTCATAAGTCTGTTATGCACATTGTAAAACCAGGGCTTGCAGAATTTCAAGCTGAAGCAGCTTTTATGCACTATGTATATTCAGTGGGAGGTTGTCGACACGTGTCTTACACATGCATTTGTGGTTCTGGACATAATGCATCTATATTGCATTATGGACATGCTGGTGCTCCTAACAATAAAGTCATAAATAATGGCGATATGTGGTAAGCGTTAATACATGAAATTATTTatgaaatataataattttttatttttacaaaAAGAGGGTATTTATGTtgcaaattaatatttaatttgttACACAAGTCTTTTTGACATGGGTGGAAATTACTGTGGATATGCAGCAGATATTACATGCACTTTTCCAGCCAATGGAAAGTTTACAGAGGACCAAAAAATGATATACAATGCGGTACTTGCTGCCCGTGATGCAGTAATAAATGCTGCAAAACCAAATGTCGCTTGGACTGATATGCATTTAATAGCAAATAAGGCCATGCTAGCTTCGCTAAAAAGTGGTGGCTTGTTAGTTGGTGATGTTGATGAAATGATAAAAGCAGGTTTAAATGAGATTTTTCAGCCTCATGGCCTTGGCCACTTAATGGGATTGGATGTACACGATGTCGGTGGATATTTACCAGGACATCCTGAACGATCATCGGCTCCAGGTTTAAGAAAATTAAGAACTGGCCGCATTTTGCAAGCTGGTATGGTCTTAACGATTGAACCAGGTTGCTACTTTATCGACTGTGTAAGTAAAAGTTATAAACAAAGTGCAAAATAAATGACCAAATTAAAAGTTTTCAATTAACGAAAGtttaataatacataatatttattttagacATATAGCATTATTTATAGAATATTTCACATAAAAGTAAagttaaaatataaaattgtttttagttattttatgtatataaatataattcgaTTGAAAAGTTAATTTACATATATGTTAGTTACTAGATGCGGCATTGAAAAATCCAGATCAATCAAAATTTATCGTGGCTGACAAATTGAAAAGATTTCGTGGTTGGGGTGGTGTCAGAATTGAAGACGATGTTCTTATAACAGAAACTGGGGTGAAAAACTTAACAGACGTACCGCGCACGTAAGTTTTTGGTACACCAAGCTTTAAATACCCTACGCTGTTGACTACTAAACTTCAAAAATAAATAGGAAGATGTAGATAGGAATTTATAAGTTGTGGATCGAAATTATTTTTTAAGTTACATATTAATGTACGGTTTATCGTAGTGTCGACGAAATAGAAAAGTGGATGGCCGCTAAGAAGAACTGAATTTTGACTATGAATGTGGGAACTCAACAATGAAAATGGCACTATACATCGCATAATACATGCGAGTGTTTAACTAAGAATTTTTATGCAAAGACCTACTATTTACACATTCTGTCTTTCTTGATATAGGAACAGTTGTGATACGATAAATATAACATTACGAAATATTTTTACATATATTTCTTATAGTACATTTAATGTAATATCTAATATTGCACTAAATTTAAGTAATTTCTTTATAAATTGTATATAAATAAAGAGAAACAAATAAAAGAATATCTTTTGTCACATGGTTCTATACCATAACAAAAACTACATTAATATTTCTACTCTATTAACAAAATTTTAGTTGCTTCTCTTTTTCAATTAAGTAAATTATGCTTGAAAAGATATTGCTTAGGCAAAATTAGAGTATTTCTTATTAAATATACAATGTTAAAGATGTGTATGTGTTTCATAGGAAAAACAGATTCGTGAAAATTTCAATTTGCAGTAAATTTTCGTGAGATGAAAGAGTGGCAGGGGGCAGAGTAGGTGGCTGTGTCAAGTGTTACcttggatgcgatatcttacGTTTATTGAAAGGGAACTTGAGCGCTGTTATTATCGAATATGGTGTTACAGTCGTGGTCGCAGTGCGAACGTGTACGGTTCTGCTCGCGACGGGCCTGCAAAGCGTCGAAGAAGAAAGGACATACAAGTGCGGCCTTATTATAGAGTGTCGTTTTATTTTCGTCTACCAAATGCTTCTCCGCGTGGTGTGCTTTCGTGGTGCGTACTTTTTGCACATTATAATTCATATAACTTAAGTAaacatatacatataaaaactctatatttttaataatatgTATATTAGGTAGAATTTATTATTCGTAGCTAGAATGTACAGGTTTTCTCTTTTGTGATGAaaaatatgaaatttaaaaaataaaattaacttAAAGTTAAAAACATGAAATTAATTTTAGAAAAGTATgttgaaaatattaaaaattcggATAGGAAAGGAATGTCGAATTTCTAAGCAATTATGGGTTCCGATTTTAAACACGTTTATTCGGTTGTCGATGTTAAAAGCGAAAGTGGACTGGGTGTTCATTGATATGACGCATCTTTTCGAAGAAGACCATAGCACAATATTGGATCTAATAAATTATAGTAAACAATCGATCATAGATACAAAATCAGTAATTGGTGATtcaaaatgaaaattacataCGCCGTAAAAGAAAAAAGTACTACATCAATACCACTTGTTACTAAGTGCAATTATTTTGGGTAATCGTTTGTAGCTACTATATATACTAAATGGTAATtgatatatttataaatcaGATTCTTTTTATAAATATAGTAAACTTTAAATAAGAATTAATGATATTTTGAATAGAGAATGTCAAGATTAATTAGATATTAGAATGGAATgcataaatatattaaacaCGAAGCTATATAGAAATTTCATAtaaatgaaacctattaggagATTTCTGATTtcgatttaaataattatttttattagaaCAATTTCATTTTTCATGAGGCTCTAAAAATTCATGTGAATCTTAGGTAGGTACtaagtatataaaaaagaaaaggaaatcgCGAAAAAAGCAAATTGTTGTAGTGACGAAAAATGAATCTTAATTAACGTCTGTTATGTACTGGTAAAACGGAAATAAAGAGGAAATTAGTTAATCTATAGAAAAAAGAGTCAGAAATAGATCATTGATATAAGAAAATTCGAGTATTAATAATTTACCAGTTTGAAGCTGTTTATTTGAAACTATAATAATTGAGAAGAATAGAAACATATTTCTGCCTCGAATAGACATAAAAAAGCAATCCTGACCGAAGACTTGGCGAAGTTCGTACGTCATTCAGTAGGAAAAAGTGATAGTGCCATCGGCCATTTATCATTTCCTCCTCTATTTACAAATTAGTATTTTATGCGCACACTAACTAAAACTAATCAGTATACATATGTATGCGCAATGCATATAGTTACAAATCGAGCGAAATAATCTTTATTAACCCGCCTAGTTATAGATTGCCGAAACAACATCGCAAAAATTTTCTCTGAAACAAATTGAAcgtttattataatttttaaaaaattttatcGTACAATAGTATGTACACCATATGCATTATGCTGTTTAAATTATTCGCAATTGCGATTCGAAGTCCATGCTTTTCACTTATTAAGTGCTTCGTAGTTTAGCTATTTAGATGTGTACATATATTCGTTTATATTGTCAgaatttatattttaaaatgttttatatgtagaTCCATCGATCCAACCTATTATAATCAATTTCCATAGAAGTTATGCACGTAAGAGACATTTTAATACATTAAGAAAATGGATATAACAGTATTTAACAAGAATATCTGAAAAAGTACCCGAATTTTGCTTTCTTCTTCATTCGTGATTACGTACATGTACTTTACGTAGCCTACGCTCGCGATCAAGGTGAAGGTGATCGATGAGGGCGGAGCGTTTGCGTCAATTTCCGTTACGTAGAGGGACGACGCGGTTTTACAAACGCGAATCACTTTTGACGCAACGCGAATAAATACGACGGACAGCAGCATCACACAACCGAAGCCCAGGCAGTCGAACTCGTCACGAGGTTGCGATGTCAATGATTCGAGACGTTAAACAAGCATCGACCGCGTGATCGCATGGAGCTTAGACGACGACAATAATGTTCAGGGACTAATTTTGTAACAATACAACCTTATTACGATCACAAGTATTATATAACGCATACATGCACAGTCAACCGTAAAAGTCTACGCACACACGCGCGATAGCGCACTTTGAATTTCGAATATTGAAAGGAAACATGATTTCAAGCATTTCGTAAACGATGCTTAAAAATATAAAAGCGTAAACAAGGTATTCCTGTAAAATGTTTTTCTAAAGAGGTCATCAGTCAAATGATAAAAGTGTAAATTTAAATAGAATACGAAAGGTAGCCAATATGGACACTGGAACTAGTTGACTAATTAGGTTAGTTGACTGTGTACATCCCTTTAAATGACGTACTATAGAGTAAAtggttttattatttatattttattataatattatatttaagtAGCGAGTTAAATCATCCTTCTATTATAGTCGCTTATTAGAGGGAAGTAGTCGACTAACCTCATTAGCCGATCATAAGTTCGATCTTTCAGTACACAGATTTTTATGAAGTCGCATTTTTAGTCCATTTATGTAAACAAATCGTAAAGAAATGTGCGAGAAATAGTAATTCTTTGGGAATTCTACAGCTAAGTGAATTGATATTCATAAAATGTTCAAGAACTTTGTTTTCTTCAAATATTTGAAGTTGCAGGAATTATGCAGAATTTGTATGTAGTTACATAAGGATTCTCGACTTATCTATCCAGATACTCATACGGTTTTTAATTTTCAGACTCTGCCACCGTGTTCTGTCGTTAGATAATTATACAAAAATGTCATGTCAATACGTAAAACCGAAGAAAAATAGGAAATGAGTGAAATCAAACGATCGTACGGAATTATTCTAGTAATTTAACGTGAAACACGGCAGGATAGGCACGGCAAACGATGTTTGTCGTTTATGTTGACGCAAACTGAGTTCACTAAATAAATATTTAACTTCTTTGTTAAGCGGCATTGTACAATGGAATtcagtaatattatttttacacATCACACGTATATTATTTATTCAAGTATAATTTTCAGTGTCGCAACAATAAATTGCATtatttctttttcctctttgtTGTAGCGTAGATATACACTGATAAAAAATTTCGGATAAATGTACTTGTGCAATACAATTCGGTAATTCCTTTGTTTTTTACATTATATTTACACCAATCATTGAAGTAGTGTGACTAGTTTAAATAGTAGTATGTTTACAGGTTCTCCAGATTGTCAAATACACAATTATGTAGCTATTATCTGATTACGCGGAATACGCGCAAACATCGAAGTATCAGTCAGTACCACTCACCCAGCGCCAACTTTATACCTATATCTTAAGATTCGTGCAAGAATATGCAGGGATGATCATAATAATTGCATTCGTGAACGACTGGCGAGTATATTAGACAATTTTGATTAATTTAGCCAAATTTAAAAGCAGAAAATAATAGAAAAGATTTGCTGCAAGTAACGAAAAAAGGATTCTTAAATATTTTGAAATAGAATAACATGATTCTCCTGTATCGCtcacaaaaaaagaaacag encodes:
- the LOC143422977 gene encoding xaa-Pro dipeptidase-like isoform X2, which gives rise to MAEVTHMNGLESYFQRGNNSLKVPMSLFRNNRKKLIARIKENANVSTAGTFIVLQGGVEIPFNDTDICWPFRQESFFQWCFGVEEPGCYGALDLANGTSILFVPRLPPEYAIWEGKLHSLEDFKKRYGVDETYYTDEIAKILKLKQAALLLTLNGQNSDSGLQAKEAVFDGVKQFKVDNKILYPEICECRVIKSSQEIEVLEYVIKISSDAHKSVMHIVKPGLAEFQAEAAFMHYVYSVGGCRHVSYTCICGSGHNASILHYGHAGAPNNKVINNGDMCLFDMGGNYCGYAADITCTFPANGKFTEDQKMIYNAVLAARDAVINAAKPNVAWTDMHLIANKAMLASLKSGGLLVGDVDEMIKAGLNEIFQPHGLGHLMGLDVHDVGGYLPGHPERSSAPGLRKLRTGRILQAGMVLTIEPGCYFIDCLLDAALKNPDQSKFIVADKLKRFRGWGGVRIEDDVLITETGVKNLTDVPRTVDEIEKWMAAKKN